The DNA segment TCAAACTCGAGGCCAACCAAGAAAAACGCCTGATCCAAACCGTGCGGGGGGTAGGTTACGTCTTGCGTGACTGAGTATATTTGCAGACCTGAAATGCTAGGCTGAGGCCAGTGAAGTCAGCCATCCTGAAGCCATGCACAGACTCCTGACTGGACCGTTAAGCGTTGATCCTGTGACTGTTGCGATCGCTGGGCTCCCTCCGGCTCTGCACAATACAAAGCTCGTGCAGTTTTCTGATTTTCACTACGATGGTTTGCGGCTCTCAGACGATTTACTCACCCAGGCGATCGCTGCTAGTAATGCCTTGGAGCCAGATTTAATTTTGCTGACCGGGGACTATGTCACGGATGAGCCAGAACCCATTCATGATCTGGTGCGGCATCTAAAGCAATTACGCAGCCGCTTAGGCATCTTGGCAGTTTTAGGCAACCACGATCTGCACGAAGATCACTCTCAAGCTGAAGTCACGGCTGCCCTCACCAGTATTGGTACTCAGGTTTTGTGGAATCAAGTGGCTTATCCCTTGGGCAGCGATTTAGCCTTTGTAGGTTTAGCCGATTTTTGGTCAGGAGAGTTTGCCCCCACTCCAGTCCTCAGCGATTTAGATCCCGCTCTGCCCCGGATTGTTCTTTCCCATAATCCGGATACGGCCCAAATTCTGCAAAAGTGGCGCGTAGATTTGCAACTTTCTGGC comes from the Trichocoleus sp. FACHB-46 genome and includes:
- a CDS encoding metallophosphoesterase, with the translated sequence MHRLLTGPLSVDPVTVAIAGLPPALHNTKLVQFSDFHYDGLRLSDDLLTQAIAASNALEPDLILLTGDYVTDEPEPIHDLVRHLKQLRSRLGILAVLGNHDLHEDHSQAEVTAALTSIGTQVLWNQVAYPLGSDLAFVGLADFWSGEFAPTPVLSDLDPALPRIVLSHNPDTAQILQKWRVDLQLSGHTHGGQVVIPGFGTISKLYEDVFYSIPKTIRSAIPSMRKHCHRVVQHWEWASGLHQVGDNLLYVNRGLGTYLPGRLFCPPEVTAITLVCQDA